In the genome of Osmerus mordax isolate fOsmMor3 chromosome 15, fOsmMor3.pri, whole genome shotgun sequence, one region contains:
- the trim55b gene encoding tripartite motif-containing protein 55b isoform X1 encodes MDNLEKQLICPICLEMFTKPVVILPCQHNLCRKCANDIFQASNPYLPTRGGSVTSGGRFRCPSCRHEVVLDRHGVYGLQRNLLVENIIDMFKQESTSSSSSKPTTERQEDQPMCEVHGEEKINIYCVTHGVPTCSMCKVFGAHKDCEVAPLTSIYQTQKTELSDGVAMMVGNNDRIQGIISQLEETCRTIEENGRRQKSQVCERFDQLYTLLEEKKREMSGKVTGEQEEKLNYIRSLTRKYGDHLEECCKVVETGIQTMEEPEMAVFLQTAKPLLKKIGEVSSTSHLDKVERGYENMDHYRVNFKKEGLAIQNIDFIEDDDDEEVVDEGEEGVDAGLGTQGSGLTAPPLVTSPQSASRSAAPP; translated from the exons ATGGACAACTTGGAAAAGCAACTGATCTGTCCAATATGCCTGGAAATGTTTACGAAGCCTGTGGTCATTCTACCATGTCAGCACAACCTATGTCGGAAGTGTGCCAATGATATATTCCAG GCTTCCAACCCCTATCTTCCAACCAGAGGAGGGTCGGTAACTTCCGGTGGCCGCTTCCGATGCCCCTCCTGTAGGCATGAGGTAGTGCTTGATCGGCATGGTGTTTATGGGCTCCAGAGAAACCTGCTGGTGGAAAATATCATTGACATGTTCAAACAAGAGTCCACCAG cagcagcagcagcaagccCACCACGGAAAGACAGGAGGACCAGCCCATGTGTGAGGTCCACGGGGAGGAGAAGATCAACATCTACTGTGTGACCCACGGCGTCCCCACCTGCTCCATGTGCAAGGTGTTCGGGGCTCACAAGGACTGCGAGGTGGCTCCTCTCACCAGCATCTACCAGACCCAGAAG ACAGAGCTGTCAGACGGCGTAGCGATGATGGTGGGGAACAATGACAGGATCCAGGGAATCATCAGTCAGTTAGAGGAGACCTGCCGGACCATAGAG gagaATGGTAGGAGGCAGAAGTCccaggtgtgtgagaggttcGACCAGCTGTACACCCTcctggaagagaagaagagagagatgagtgggaAGGTCACGggcgagcaggaggagaagctcAACTACATCCGCAGTCTAACCAGGAAGTATGGCGACCACCTGGAGGAGTGCTGTAAGGTTGTGGAGACAGGCATCCAGACCATGGAAGAGCCTGAGATGGCAGTGTTTCTACAG ACAGCCAAACCTCTTCTCAAAAA GATTGGGGAAGTGTCAAGTACATCTCACCTGGACAAGGTGGAGCGTGGCTATGAAAACATGGATCATTACAGAGTCAACTTCAAGAAGGAGGGACTGGCTATACAAAATATCGACTTCATAGAAG atgatgatgatgaagaggtggtggatgaaggagaggaaggtgtcGATGCTGGATTGGGGACCCAGGGAAGTGGGCTCACAGCACCCCCTCTGGTCACCTCACCACAGAGTGCTTCCAGGAGCGCTGCCCCGCCCTAG
- the crhb gene encoding corticotropin releasing hormone b encodes MKLNLFVTTVVLLVAFLPRYECRAVESPGAIQRALAPQTDPQHQSLPILARVGEEYFIRMGNRNPNSAGTASKMFSEGSPAIYNRALQLQLTQRLLQGKVGNINRPISDLANQLDDSMERERRSEDPPISLDLTFHLLREMMEMSRAEQLAQQAHNNRKMMEIFGK; translated from the coding sequence ATGAAGCTCAATTTATTTGTCACCACCGTGGTTCTGCTGGTTGCCTTCTTACCGCGCTATGAATGTAGGGCTGTTGAAAGCCCTGGCGCTATCCAGCGCGCCTTGGCGCCGCAGACCGACCCTCAGCATCAATCTCTTCCCATCCTAGCGCGTGTAGGAGAGGAATACTTCATCCGGATGGGAAACAGGAACCCAAACTCAGCAGGGACCGCATCGAAAATGTTCTCCGAGGGATCACCGGCAATCTACAACAGAGCCTTACAACTCCAACTGACGCAGCGTCTTCTACAAGGCAAAGTTGGGAACATCAACCGGCCCATCAGCGATTTAGCAAACCAACTCGACGActcgatggagagggagaggagatccgAGGACCCGCCGATATCGCTGGATCTGACGTTCCACCTGCTCCGAGAGATGATGGAGATGTCCAGAGCCGAACAGTTAGCCCAACAAGCGCATAACAACAGAAAAATGATGGAGATCTTCGGAAAATAA
- the rrs1 gene encoding ribosome biogenesis regulatory protein homolog gives MAACSIEDVLAKAERDEAEKLKSISVQKELDLDFDIGNLLAYDKNRIEVQVFRTQKKEEFLCSLARDNTQLLVNEIWKQPTERVQEVIVVKLPEPTTRLPREKPAPKPKAPTKWEEFAKLKGIQKKKKTNLVWDDVAKEWKRRWGYKRANDDTKEWMIEVPVTADPNEDQFAKRNKAKKERVAKNELHRLRNIARAQKIKVPGVGLTPTLQQSQTDLTRAVNVAKASTASVGKFQDRLPKEKAPKNTGKKRKFQPNIGDFKSEKERQLELLRVMDTKKPRLDVNKAANKQMREEDREAASKFRKGSGKKGRGSFSGKGKGGGGGKGGGGKGGKGGGGQGGKGRGKGGKLTGGKGAGGNNRARPGKH, from the coding sequence ATGGCAGCGTGCAGCATAGAAGATGTACTGGCGAAAGCCGAAAGAGATGAAGCTGAAAAACTAAAAAGTATCTCTGTTCAGAAAGAACTGGATCTCGATTTCGACATAGGCAATCTGCTGGCATACGACAAGAACCGTATTGAAGTCCAAGTGTTTCGTACGCAGAAGAAAGAGGAGTTCCTATGTTCTCTAGCTCGTGACAACACGCAGCTTCTTGTAAATGAGATATGGAAGCAACCAACTGAGAGGGTTCAGGAGGTGATCGTGGTCAAACTACCTGAACCGACTACTCGACTTCCCAGAGAAAAACCTGCTCCCAAGCCCAAAGCCCCTACCAAATGGGAAGAATTTGCAAAGCTGAAAGGAAttcagaagaaaaagaaaacaaatctgGTATGGGATGATGTTGCAAAGGAATGGAAGCGGCGTTGGGGCTACAAGAGGGCCAACGACGACACCAAGGAATGGATGATTGAGGTTCCCGTGACTGCCGACCCGAATGAGGACCAATTTGCCAAACGCAACAAagccaagaaagagagagtggcaaAGAACGAGTTGCACCGACTGAGGAACATAGCCAGGGCACAGAAAATTAAAGTTCCCGGCGTTGGACTCACACCAACACTTCAGCAGTCTCAAACTGACTTGACAAGAGCGGTCAATGTGGCCAAGGCGTCCACCGCATCAGTTGGGAAGTTTCAAGACCGCCTACCCAAGGAGAAAGCTCCTAAAAACACAGGCAAGAAGAGGAAATTCCAACCGAACATTGGCGACTTTAAAAGTGAAAAGGAAAGACAACTGGAACTTCTAAGAGTAATGGACACTAAGAAACCACGACTTGACGTCAACAAAGCTGCCAATAAGCAAATGCgcgaggaggacagagaggcggCGTCCAAGTTTAGAAAGGGCTCTGGAAAGAAGGGACGGGGAAGCTTTTCTGGGAAggggaaaggtggaggaggcggCAAAGGTGGAGGCGGCAAAGGTGGGAAAGGTGGAGGCGGCCAGGGTGGGAAAGGTAGAGGCAAAGGAGGCAAACTTACTGGGGGTAAAGGAGCTGGCGGAAACAATCGGGCCAGGCCTGGGAAGCATTGA
- the trim55b gene encoding tripartite motif-containing protein 55b isoform X2, whose protein sequence is MDNLEKQLICPICLEMFTKPVVILPCQHNLCRKCANDIFQASNPYLPTRGGSVTSGGRFRCPSCRHEVVLDRHGVYGLQRNLLVENIIDMFKQESTSSSSKPTTERQEDQPMCEVHGEEKINIYCVTHGVPTCSMCKVFGAHKDCEVAPLTSIYQTQKTELSDGVAMMVGNNDRIQGIISQLEETCRTIEENGRRQKSQVCERFDQLYTLLEEKKREMSGKVTGEQEEKLNYIRSLTRKYGDHLEECCKVVETGIQTMEEPEMAVFLQTAKPLLKKIGEVSSTSHLDKVERGYENMDHYRVNFKKEGLAIQNIDFIEDDDDEEVVDEGEEGVDAGLGTQGSGLTAPPLVTSPQSASRSAAPP, encoded by the exons ATGGACAACTTGGAAAAGCAACTGATCTGTCCAATATGCCTGGAAATGTTTACGAAGCCTGTGGTCATTCTACCATGTCAGCACAACCTATGTCGGAAGTGTGCCAATGATATATTCCAG GCTTCCAACCCCTATCTTCCAACCAGAGGAGGGTCGGTAACTTCCGGTGGCCGCTTCCGATGCCCCTCCTGTAGGCATGAGGTAGTGCTTGATCGGCATGGTGTTTATGGGCTCCAGAGAAACCTGCTGGTGGAAAATATCATTGACATGTTCAAACAAGAGTCCACCAG cagcagcagcaagccCACCACGGAAAGACAGGAGGACCAGCCCATGTGTGAGGTCCACGGGGAGGAGAAGATCAACATCTACTGTGTGACCCACGGCGTCCCCACCTGCTCCATGTGCAAGGTGTTCGGGGCTCACAAGGACTGCGAGGTGGCTCCTCTCACCAGCATCTACCAGACCCAGAAG ACAGAGCTGTCAGACGGCGTAGCGATGATGGTGGGGAACAATGACAGGATCCAGGGAATCATCAGTCAGTTAGAGGAGACCTGCCGGACCATAGAG gagaATGGTAGGAGGCAGAAGTCccaggtgtgtgagaggttcGACCAGCTGTACACCCTcctggaagagaagaagagagagatgagtgggaAGGTCACGggcgagcaggaggagaagctcAACTACATCCGCAGTCTAACCAGGAAGTATGGCGACCACCTGGAGGAGTGCTGTAAGGTTGTGGAGACAGGCATCCAGACCATGGAAGAGCCTGAGATGGCAGTGTTTCTACAG ACAGCCAAACCTCTTCTCAAAAA GATTGGGGAAGTGTCAAGTACATCTCACCTGGACAAGGTGGAGCGTGGCTATGAAAACATGGATCATTACAGAGTCAACTTCAAGAAGGAGGGACTGGCTATACAAAATATCGACTTCATAGAAG atgatgatgatgaagaggtggtggatgaaggagaggaaggtgtcGATGCTGGATTGGGGACCCAGGGAAGTGGGCTCACAGCACCCCCTCTGGTCACCTCACCACAGAGTGCTTCCAGGAGCGCTGCCCCGCCCTAG
- the LOC136958018 gene encoding jouberin-like codes for MQHIYMQSDEHLQVFTTVLSSQGEPWYKHEEAERMAVSHSYKPHWPDEHELLQGDVIQVVSKREEARWFGCLQSGQEGYFPKSCVMELSQGDEPARDLRRSLSGPHSAPDLVSWVRAGFASGHRLQAPRGGSKGEGPLEGARGQRQGSILVLRPQNQTQLPQAPKPPAPRAPGLLQRILSKPRRRSKNQGATNGAFEAD; via the exons ATGCAGCACATCTACATGCAGAGCGATGAGCACCTTCAGGTCTTCaccactgtcctctcctctcaagGTGA ACCTTGGTACAAACATGAAGAAGCTGAGAGG ATGGCGGTATCGCACAGTTACAAGCCCCACTGGCCGGATGAGCATGAGCTATTGCAGGGTGATGTCATCCAAGTCGTGTCCAAACGTGAGGAGGCGAGGTGGTTTGGGTGCCTGCAGAGTGGCCAGGAGGGATACTTTCCCAAGTCCTGTGTGATGGAGCTTAGCCAG GGGGATGAGCCGGCCAGAGATCTCCGTAGATCACTTTCAGGACCACACTCAGCGCCAGACCTTGTTTCGTGGGTGCGAGCTGGCTTTGCTAG tGGACACAGGCTGCAGGCCCCAAGAGGGGGCAGCAAGGGAGAGGGGCCGCTGGAGGGGGCTAGGGGGCAGAGGCAGGGTTCCATACTAGTGCTGAGGCCTCAGAACCAGACCCAACTCCCACAGGCCCCTAAGCCTCCAGCACCCAGGGCCCCAGGCCTGCTCCAAAGGATCCTGTCTAAGCCCCGGAGAAGGAGCAAGAACCAGGGGGCCACCAACGGAGCCTTCGAAGCTGACTGA